One Halorientalis litorea DNA segment encodes these proteins:
- a CDS encoding IclR family transcriptional regulator, which yields MSTEPKRTVAAVETTFDVLEALKEEDGMRLTELAGKLDMAKSTVHRYLQTLLADRYVVKEGDTYRVSLRFLDLGEHARNRDECYRMAKQKVAELAEETDERAQFIVEEHGQAVYVHRKAGSHAVQTDPGIGKRIDLHATSAGKAIISEWSDAKIREFADTWGLPSHTDETITDVDELLAAAEATRERGYAVNRGENIDGLRAIGVAVCGPDGQPIGALSVSGPTNRMKGEWFEQDLPDMLLGFTNEMELNLRYS from the coding sequence ATGAGCACCGAACCCAAACGAACCGTCGCCGCCGTCGAGACGACGTTCGACGTACTGGAGGCACTGAAAGAAGAAGACGGGATGCGGTTGACGGAATTGGCCGGGAAGTTGGACATGGCGAAAAGCACCGTCCATCGGTACCTCCAGACGCTCCTCGCAGACCGCTACGTCGTCAAGGAGGGCGACACCTATCGCGTGAGTCTCCGCTTTCTTGACTTGGGCGAACACGCACGCAACCGGGACGAGTGCTATCGGATGGCGAAGCAGAAAGTGGCCGAACTGGCCGAAGAGACCGACGAACGCGCCCAGTTCATCGTCGAGGAACACGGACAGGCCGTCTACGTCCACCGCAAGGCTGGGAGCCACGCGGTCCAGACCGACCCCGGCATCGGCAAACGTATCGACCTCCACGCCACCTCTGCCGGGAAAGCCATCATCTCCGAGTGGTCGGACGCGAAGATACGCGAGTTCGCCGACACGTGGGGCCTCCCCTCGCACACGGACGAGACCATCACGGACGTGGACGAACTCCTCGCCGCCGCCGAAGCGACCCGCGAGCGCGGGTACGCGGTCAACCGAGGCGAGAACATCGACGGCCTTCGCGCCATCGGCGTGGCAGTCTGTGGCCCTGATGGACAGCCAATCGGCGCGCTCAGCGTCTCCGGCCCGACGAACCGGATGAAGGGTGAGTGGTTCGAGCAGGACCTTCCCGACATGCTCCTCGGGTTCACCAACGAGATGGAACTGAACCTGCGCTACTCCTGA
- the rdfA gene encoding rod-determining factor RdfA — protein MTDNGDDGTASGRRSKVGRVIAERELDGLGDELERRWTGDRGERQSLRELADWFNSRVLEAAMAAAGEQVLDGEAANLYDLLTGDEVSGGTRTEAERRLARTGVDVDEVKRDFVSHQAVHTYLTDYRKVEGPSNETERSVDDATETIQRLRNRTNAVVERTVGALHDADEISVGDFDVFVDVRVSCNDCQRTYGVTDLLRNGGCDCQ, from the coding sequence ATGACCGACAACGGAGACGACGGGACAGCGTCGGGCCGCCGGAGCAAGGTCGGGCGTGTCATCGCGGAGCGGGAACTCGACGGCCTCGGGGACGAACTGGAGCGACGCTGGACGGGGGACCGGGGGGAACGGCAGAGCCTCCGGGAACTCGCGGACTGGTTCAACAGCCGGGTCCTCGAAGCCGCGATGGCGGCCGCTGGCGAACAGGTCCTCGATGGCGAGGCGGCCAACCTCTACGACCTCCTGACCGGCGACGAAGTCAGCGGCGGGACACGGACGGAGGCGGAGCGTCGGCTGGCACGCACGGGCGTGGACGTGGACGAGGTGAAGCGTGACTTCGTCTCACATCAGGCAGTCCACACCTATCTCACCGACTACCGGAAGGTCGAGGGCCCCTCGAACGAGACGGAGCGGAGCGTCGACGACGCCACCGAGACCATCCAACGACTCCGAAACCGGACGAACGCCGTCGTAGAACGCACCGTCGGCGCGTTGCACGACGCCGACGAGATATCGGTCGGTGACTTCGACGTTTTCGTCGACGTGCGCGTCTCCTGTAACGACTGTCAGCGGACCTACGGCGTCACCGACCTTCTCCGGAACGGTGGCTGTGACTGTCAGTGA
- a CDS encoding ABC transporter ATP-binding protein encodes MALLEVSGLTKEFGTIQALDGVDLDIEENRVYSIIGPNGAGKSTLFNCITGFYFPTSGSVRFRGEDITGRASYSIARDGIRRVFQSTDVFDELTVLEIVNLAATNSDPKELMETLDLIEIRDEQGDSLSLYERKRVALALAMDGELLLLDEIFSGLNPTEKPKMREYIERIAEKRTVVLIEHDVETAFELADEIIVLYQGRVLGTGSPEEIKNDPEVKQKYLSEMAL; translated from the coding sequence ATGGCGTTGCTCGAAGTAAGCGGTCTGACGAAAGAGTTCGGGACGATTCAGGCTCTCGACGGTGTCGACTTGGACATCGAAGAGAACAGAGTCTACTCGATAATCGGGCCGAACGGTGCGGGGAAATCGACGCTGTTCAACTGTATCACGGGCTTTTACTTCCCGACCAGCGGGTCGGTGCGGTTTCGCGGCGAGGACATCACCGGACGTGCCTCGTACTCCATCGCGCGGGACGGTATCCGCCGCGTGTTCCAGTCGACGGACGTGTTCGACGAGTTGACCGTCCTCGAAATCGTCAATCTCGCGGCGACGAACTCCGACCCGAAGGAGTTGATGGAGACGCTCGACCTGATAGAGATACGCGACGAACAGGGAGACAGCCTCTCGCTGTACGAACGCAAGCGGGTCGCCCTCGCGCTCGCCATGGACGGCGAGTTACTGCTCCTCGATGAAATCTTCTCGGGTCTCAACCCCACCGAGAAGCCCAAGATGAGAGAGTACATCGAGCGAATCGCCGAGAAACGGACCGTCGTCCTCATCGAACACGACGTGGAGACGGCCTTCGAACTCGCCGACGAGATAATCGTCCTCTATCAGGGGCGCGTCCTCGGAACCGGCAGCCCCGAGGAAATCAAGAACGACCCCGAGGTGAAGCAGAAGTACCTGAGCGAGATGGCACTGTGA
- a CDS encoding ABC transporter substrate-binding protein has product MTVGALAGCSGLTGGGGEDQITFGAVNPLSGPAGFFGELISDIQGSWQQRVNEDGGLNVAGEQREVVIEEYDSETSNEGVRSGIENAVNVDNVDMVLSVFRTGGSLTAAPILNENEIPGITHGFTPRINEEGNYLLRWTTSTLMHAYPYLTWISENDDIETVGYLVEEGEFGDDALRSVDYWFREADNPGDYVQLGRFPRSQQDFSSFISEASNAYDNGDIDAVIIDTWATPLQLFLEQQGQRGLNEQMPVISGVVGGDWTPNIGELGSAMNNVYHSQVYARPEWAGNEAIAQTLPDDFEERASALEGLDLETQHPVNNLFYSELIGVEQAFQNAESASGPDLRASLVENELETLVGPITINNKGQGAVNAALSRFSVEGGDPAVTEVPWSGEVPAITSIPPEVDL; this is encoded by the coding sequence GTGACTGTTGGTGCCCTCGCAGGGTGTTCGGGTCTCACCGGCGGCGGCGGTGAGGACCAAATCACGTTCGGTGCCGTCAACCCGCTGTCGGGGCCGGCGGGTTTCTTCGGTGAGCTCATCTCGGATATCCAAGGGAGTTGGCAGCAGCGAGTCAACGAGGACGGCGGCCTCAACGTGGCTGGTGAACAGCGCGAAGTCGTCATCGAGGAGTACGACTCCGAAACGAGCAACGAGGGCGTCCGCTCGGGCATCGAGAACGCCGTCAACGTCGACAACGTCGACATGGTCCTCTCGGTGTTCCGGACCGGTGGGTCGCTGACCGCGGCCCCGATTCTCAACGAGAACGAGATTCCGGGCATCACGCACGGGTTCACGCCACGTATCAACGAGGAGGGGAACTACCTCCTGCGCTGGACCACCAGCACGCTGATGCACGCGTACCCGTACCTGACGTGGATTTCGGAGAACGACGACATCGAGACGGTCGGGTACCTCGTCGAGGAGGGCGAGTTCGGTGACGACGCCCTCCGTTCGGTCGACTACTGGTTCCGAGAGGCCGACAACCCCGGCGATTACGTCCAGTTGGGTCGCTTCCCGCGGAGTCAGCAGGACTTCTCGTCGTTCATCTCGGAGGCGAGCAACGCCTACGACAACGGCGACATCGACGCGGTCATCATCGACACGTGGGCGACGCCGCTCCAGTTGTTCCTCGAACAGCAGGGCCAGCGGGGCCTCAACGAGCAGATGCCGGTCATCTCGGGCGTCGTCGGCGGCGACTGGACGCCCAACATCGGGGAACTCGGCTCGGCGATGAACAACGTCTACCACTCGCAGGTGTACGCCCGCCCCGAGTGGGCCGGCAACGAGGCAATCGCCCAGACGCTCCCCGACGACTTCGAGGAGCGGGCCAGCGCGCTGGAGGGCCTCGACCTCGAAACCCAGCACCCGGTCAACAACCTGTTCTACTCCGAACTCATCGGTGTCGAACAGGCGTTCCAGAACGCCGAATCCGCCTCGGGTCCGGACCTCCGGGCGTCCCTCGTCGAGAACGAACTTGAGACTCTCGTCGGGCCGATTACAATCAACAACAAGGGGCAAGGTGCGGTCAACGCTGCCCTGTCACGGTTCAGCGTCGAGGGTGGCGACCCGGCCGTCACCGAAGTCCCGTGGTCGGGCGAAGTCCCCGCCATCACGAGCATCCCGCCGGAAGTCGACCTCTGA